The genomic window AAGACGCTCCTCCAGCAGGCCGGCGTCGACAGCCCGGCCGCGGCGCTGAAGGAGGCCGACTCCGTCTCACCGCAGCAGTACCCGCTCCTCTCCTCCCCCGAGTACGACCCCTGCTCGCTGCACGCCCGCCCCACCGATCTGATGCGCCGCCGCCAGCACATGAAGGCCGTGCCGGCCGCCGTGGCCGCGGTGGTCGTGTGCGGAGCGCTTCTCGGCCTGCCCGGCGAGGGCTGGGGCCCCGACGGCGCGGCGGCACCCTCGTACGCGCGGAACCCGGCGGCCCAAGCCGCCCTCGATCCGGCCCGGTTGACGACGGCGACGGCCACGGAGTGGCAGGCGACGGGGCGTACCGACTTCACCACCTGGCCCGCACGCGGCGACCTCACCAAGGACAAGGCCCTGCTGCGCCGCGCACTCGCGGTCTGGGCCCGCCCCGGCGAATCCGCACAGGTCTCGGTCACCCCCGGCACGCCGGCCGGCCCCCCGCCCGGCCCGCCGCAACTGCTGTACGCGGGCAAGGTCGACACCCTCCGGGTGGTCATGCTCTACGACGGTCTGCGCATCGCCCGTTACGCGGAACCCCTCGACGACCCGAACCTGGCCGCCCTCGACCTGACCCGGGTCGACGGCGCGACCGGCGCCGGTGCGAGCGCCCTGGTGCTGGGCCGGGCCGACGGCAACGTCCGCTATCTGGTGGCGCCCTGGGTGCGCGCGGCGGCCGTACGGGATCTGGCGAAGCCCGACGCCGAGGTGCGGGCGCTCACGCTGGCCGAGGACGGGACGACGGCCCTGTTCGCCAGCCCGGCGGTGCGTACCGGGGAGTGCCGGTCGTGGGACGTCCTGCAACTGACCGACGCGTCGGGAGGTCAGCGGCTGCTGACCGACCTGTCCGAGGTGGCCCCCGCGCATCTGACGGTCGGCCGCCCGTCGACCGCGCCCGGCCGTGACGCCTCGACCTCCCCAAAGACCTGGGCGCCCTTCGCCTGCTCGTTGGCGGCCGTTCGGTCGCAGGGCGTGCGGACCGTGAACGCCTGGCAGTTCGCCCGCCAGCCATTGCCCGACGGCAGCGGCAACGCCGACTGGGTGTGCACCCGCACCGAGACCTGGCGGGGCGCGGGCACCCGGTCGCTGACCCAGTTCAGCACCGCGGCCGGCGCGTACATCACGGGGGCCGCCGACGAAACCCCCGCCTGCGGCCCCGCCGACGCCCACGTCCTCGCCGCCGGCCCCTGGAAGTCCGCGACCGGCGACTCGTACCTGCTCGCCGCCGGCAGCAAGGACACCGTCTCCATCGAACTGACCGGCGGGGTGAGCGGCTCGGCCCCGGGCGCCCTCCTCGCCGTACCGGCCGAAGAGGGCGCACAGGCCGAGTTGAGGGGCACGCTGGCGAACGGCCGGGAGATCAAGGGGCTTCAGCCGGCCCAGTGATCGGCACCTCTCCGCGATCCAGCCCCTGACAGGCTGGAATCAATCGGTAAGGTGTTCGCATGAAAACCGGTGAGCGCCGCAGGATGGGTGTGGAGGAGCGGCGGCAGCAGTTGATCGGGGTCGCTCTCGAAGTGTTCGGCCGGCGCTCGCCCGACGAGGTCTCCATCGACGAGATAGCGTCGGCGGCGGGCATCTCACGCCCGCTCGTCTACCACTACTTCCCCGGCAAACTCAGCCTGTACGAGGCCGCGTTGAAGCGCGCCTCCGACGATCTCGCCGACCGTTTCGTGGAACCCCACGAGGGCCCGCTGAGTGCCCGCCTGCTCCGCGTCATGCACCGCTTCTTCGGCTTCGTCGACGAACACGGCCCCGGTTTCTCCGCCCTGATGCGCGGCGGCCCTGCCGTCGGCTCGTCCCGCACCAACGCCCTCATCGACGGCGTACGCCAGGCCGCCTATGTCCAGATCCTGTCGCACCTCGACATCAAGACACCACCTCCACCGGCCCGCCTGGAACTCCTCATCCGCTCCTGGATCTCCCTGGCCGAGTCCACGGCCCTGATCTGGCTGGACGGCCGCCGCATTCCGAGAGAGGAGCTGGAGGTCCAACTCGTCCACGACTTCGCGGCCCTGGCGTCGGTGAGCGCGGCACAGGACGAGGAAATGGCAGCGATCCTGCACCGCATACTCGCCGACGAGCCGACGGACGGCCCGTTCAGCGGCTCCGCCGCGTGGGCGCGTACAACCACGAGGCTCCCTCAGCCGACCTGCCTCAGCAGCCCCAACGGCGTCTAGATCTCGAACTTCCGGTACGAGGGATCAAGGTCCCGCACCTCCGCCGACGCATGAAACGCCAGCCCCTCCCCCACCTTCACGTACTCCCGAAGCAACTCCAGCACGTTCTCCGTCAACGTCACCTTGGTCTCGTCGGTCCGACCCGCGAGCAGCGCGAGCGTGACATGCACGATCGCGTGGCCGTCCGTGTCGGGCCCGACGGTCGTGGCCTCGGTCGCCCGGAACCGCGTCTTGCAGGCCTCCGGCTTCGCGGCAGCGGTCCGCACGACCTCTTCGTGCAGGGCCTTGGCGAACGCGGGGCGGTCAAAGCCCTCGGAGAGTACGGCGGAGTAGTCCACGGTGATCTGCGGCATGGGGCGGCCCTCTACGACAAGGTCGACGACAAGACCCGGTCAGCCTAGCCGCAGGCGCAACACCAGCATGGCGATGTCGTCCTCCCGGTCCCTGCCGAAGCAGTGCAGCAGGGTGTCGCACAACGCGACCGTCCCGGCCGGAGCGTCCGCCGCGGCCGCACGCAGTTGCTCCAGGGAGAGCGAGAGATCGATGCCCCGGGTCTCGACGAGCCCGTCCGTGACCATGAGGAGCCGATCGGTCGGCCGCAGAACCGTCTCCGTGGGCTCGGGCCGTTCGAGGCCGAGCCCGAGGAGCGGCCCGGAGGCCCTCACATACTCGGCCTCGCCGGACTCGCGGACGATCAGCGGCGGTATATGGCCCGCGTTGGCGACCCGGACGCGCCCGCTGTTCGGTTCGACGAGGGCCAGACAGACGGTGACGGTGACGTCGGGGTGGTAGTGCTGGAGCATCCGGTCGAGCCGCTGGGCGAGCGCCGTGGGATCGGACTGCTCCACGCAGTAGGCGCGCAGGGCGTGCCGGATCTCCACCATCACGGTGGCCGCCTCCAGCGAGTGCCCGACGACGTCGCCGACGGCGGTGAGCACGCCGGCGGGGGTGGAGACAGCCGCGTAGAAGTCGCCGCCGATCTCGGTCTGTCGGGACGCGGGGACATACCGGACGACGACTTCGAGGCCGGGGAAGTCGGGCACCCGCTTGGGCAGGAAACTGCGCTGGAGGGTGAGCGCGACATGGCGCTCGACCTGGTACATGAGCAGGGGCTGCGCGGCCAGGGCGGTGGCCTGGGCGAGGCGGGCGACCAGACCCGTGGTGTCGGAGGTCGTGCCGCGGGCTCCGCGCACAGGTGTGGCGACGCAGACGGGCATACCGCTCTCGGTGCGGGCCAGGACCAGGCGGGCGTCCTCGGTGACGCCGGGCCGGAAGAAGCCCGCGGGCCACAGGGGCGCGGGGACGACGGTGTCGTGCGGACCGGGGTTGCCGTCGGTGATCCGGCGCAGGAGCCGGGCCACGGCATCGCGCGCGCCGGCGTCGGGAAGGGTGGTGCGGGCCCTGGGGCGGGAGGTGCCGCTGTAGAGGTGGCCGTCCTCACCGAGTACGAACACGGCGGCGGGCGAACGGGTGAGCCGGGCGGCCCCCTCGGCGGCGGCGCCGGCCAGCTCCTCCAGGGTGCGGGCGGCCTGGACGTCGACGATGGTCTCGGACAGCAGCGTGAGCCGTCGTACGAGGGCTTCCGCGCCGTTGCGCATCCGGGCGCCGCGCACGGCCGCACGTACGACCGCCTGGATCTCCTCGGGTTCGGCGGGCACCGTCAGATAGGCCTCGCCGCCCGCGTCCAGTCCCCGGCAGCGGTCGCTGGGGGCGACGGCGGCGGCGGAGAAGTGGACGACGGGGAGGGCGGCCATCGGGGGCTGGGACTTGAGGCGGCGGCAGAGTTCGAAGCCACTCATGTCGGGCAGACCGACGTCGACGAGGGCCACATCGGGCAGGGCGCCCGAGCGGAGCCGCACATCGAGTTCGGCGAGCGCCTCGCCGGCGCTGGCGACGGGGACGACGCTGTGCCCGGCCCGGCGCAGCACCGCGCCCATCGCGTAACGACTGGTGGCCACGTCGTCGACCACCAGAACCGTGGTGCTTGCTTCGTCGGCCATCAGGCTCATGAGGCTCTCGCGGAACGCCCGGGGACGGGCAACGGGAACGGGGGACGGTGAACCGGGGACGAAGGGACGAGGGATCGTCTTTCAGGTTCGGGTGGCGCAGGCCCTCTCCACCTGCGCCACCCAAACTAGCGCCCTACCGGTCGGATCGTGCGAATACCGCCACGGTCCGCCCCGGAACGACGAATGCCCCCGATTCCGCTTCGTACGACGAGTTCTTGACGGTAGAGTCCGCCCCCGCCGCCTGGATCGGGTGCAGCGCATATGCCGTCCCGGCCAGGTCCGTCACCTTCTGATTCCGCTTCTCCGGAGTGGAGTTGAAGACGACGACCAGGTCGCCGAGCTCCATGGTGATCACACCGGGTGTCTCGTCCGTCCCGGACAGCGGGAAGGACAGTTTCGACTGCACCTGTCCGGCCGTGTCGAGGGAGAACACGTCCTCCGTCGTACGGATCCTCAGCAGGTCCCGGTACGCCGCCGAGGCCCCCTCGATCTGGTCGCAGCCGACTCCGACCTCGGCCGAGGTCAACAGGGGTTTGGCGTAAGGCCACTTGGACCGGTTGTCGGCCGCCATCGGCAGTCCGCGCCCGAAGCCGTTGCCGTCCCGGCAGTCCCAGTGGATCGCGTTGAACCAGTCGCCGCTGTCGTACGAGTTCCGGTCCAGCGACTTGGAGCGCAGCAGGTCGGTGCCCGCCTGGGAGAGCGCCGGGCCCTGCGAGAGGGCGGCCGTCGCCATGGCGAGGACCTGCATACGGGCCCGGTCGGCGGCGCTGGTCGAGGCGGGCAGCTTGAAGGCCAGCGCGTCGAACAGGGACTCGTTGTCGTGCGCGTCGACGTAGGCGAGGGCGTCGCCGGGGGCGTCCGCGTATCCGGCGGCGACCCCGTTGTAGTCGACCTCGGAGCCCTCGACCTCCTTGCCGCTCGTGTCCGTGAACCGGTAGTGGGCGAG from Streptomyces sp. DSM 40750 includes these protein-coding regions:
- a CDS encoding TetR/AcrR family transcriptional regulator; translation: MKTGERRRMGVEERRQQLIGVALEVFGRRSPDEVSIDEIASAAGISRPLVYHYFPGKLSLYEAALKRASDDLADRFVEPHEGPLSARLLRVMHRFFGFVDEHGPGFSALMRGGPAVGSSRTNALIDGVRQAAYVQILSHLDIKTPPPPARLELLIRSWISLAESTALIWLDGRRIPREELEVQLVHDFAALASVSAAQDEEMAAILHRILADEPTDGPFSGSAAWARTTTRLPQPTCLSSPNGV
- a CDS encoding fused response regulator/phosphatase encodes the protein MADEASTTVLVVDDVATSRYAMGAVLRRAGHSVVPVASAGEALAELDVRLRSGALPDVALVDVGLPDMSGFELCRRLKSQPPMAALPVVHFSAAAVAPSDRCRGLDAGGEAYLTVPAEPEEIQAVVRAAVRGARMRNGAEALVRRLTLLSETIVDVQAARTLEELAGAAAEGAARLTRSPAAVFVLGEDGHLYSGTSRPRARTTLPDAGARDAVARLLRRITDGNPGPHDTVVPAPLWPAGFFRPGVTEDARLVLARTESGMPVCVATPVRGARGTTSDTTGLVARLAQATALAAQPLLMYQVERHVALTLQRSFLPKRVPDFPGLEVVVRYVPASRQTEIGGDFYAAVSTPAGVLTAVGDVVGHSLEAATVMVEIRHALRAYCVEQSDPTALAQRLDRMLQHYHPDVTVTVCLALVEPNSGRVRVANAGHIPPLIVRESGEAEYVRASGPLLGLGLERPEPTETVLRPTDRLLMVTDGLVETRGIDLSLSLEQLRAAAADAPAGTVALCDTLLHCFGRDREDDIAMLVLRLRLG
- a CDS encoding 5-carboxymethyl-2-hydroxymuconate Delta-isomerase; the encoded protein is MPQITVDYSAVLSEGFDRPAFAKALHEEVVRTAAAKPEACKTRFRATEATTVGPDTDGHAIVHVTLALLAGRTDETKVTLTENVLELLREYVKVGEGLAFHASAEVRDLDPSYRKFEI